GCGCAAGGCGTGCTGGTGACCGCCGTATCGCCGAAGGCCTTCGAGCAAAGCCTGGGCATGGTCGGCCGAGGCGGTACCGTATCGCTGAATGGCTTGCCCCCCGGCGACTTCCCTTTGTCCATCTTCGATACCGTGCTGAACGGGATCACGGTGCGAGGCTCCATCGTGGGCACCCGGCTGGACCTTCAGGAAGCCTTGAATTTCGCCGGCGAAGGCAAGGTCAAGGCCACCATCGCCACGGAATCGCTGGAAAATATCAACGATATTTTTTCGCGCATGCACCACGGCGATATACAGGGCCGCATCGTGATCGACTTCCAGAAGTAAATACTCGCCGGCGCAACCCTCGTCCGCCAGGAAATTCACGTTTTATTCACGGGGCCCCAGTCTAAGCTTGCGCACCTCGCGCAGGGATGGAACCTGACGGCCGCGGGGTGACGGACGAGAAATGGTAAAGATAGACACGGATGCGCCGGTCGCGCTGATCCTGTCGCCCTATCTGGGCGACGCATTATTCCTGATGGCCATCGCGAACAACCTGCGACGCGCGGGACGGCGCGTGGCCGTGTACGGCGATCATGGCGTCGCGCTGGCGGAATGGTTTCCCGGCTTCGACCTGCGCCCCCTGGCGGCGGCGAACGCACCGGGCGCGCTGGAGGCCTGCGCGGCCGTCGTACAGATGTCGCAGGACGCGCCCATCGCCGGCCTCGCGCAACGCCACGGCAACTTCCTGGCCATCAAGCAAGCCCTGCCCCGCCAACCGGCGGACGACGGTTCGCGCGGCCTGGGCGCACCCTGCAACGGCATCATGGCCACCTTCCGCCGCTTCACCCGCGAATTCTTCGGCGTGACGGACTGGACGCACGACAACGGCCTGCGGGCTCCGGCGCTGTTGCGACACGGGCTGCATCCGCGGCGCGTCATCGTGCACCCCACGTCCAGCGAGCCCGAGCGCTGCTGGCGGCCGGCGCAGTATGCGGCCTTGGCAAACGCGCTGCGCGCACGCGGGTTCGACCCGGTCTTCGTGCTGGCGCGGCACGAACGCCCGTCCTGGCGGGCCTTGCTGGACGCCCATGGACTGACCGTGCTGGAAGCGCCGGACCTGGCCCACGTCGCCGGCGCCATCTTCGAATCGGGCTGGTTCATCGGCACAGACTCGGGCATCGGCCATCTGGCGTCGGCATGCGGCATCCCGACGGTGACCATCGCGGATCGGCCACGGAACATGAACAGCTGGCGGCCTATGTGGGCGCCGGGTTCTATCGTGCGTCCGTGGTGGCTGCCCCTGCGCAGCCTGCGCC
This genomic interval from Bordetella genomosp. 8 contains the following:
- a CDS encoding glycosyltransferase family 9 protein — protein: MVKIDTDAPVALILSPYLGDALFLMAIANNLRRAGRRVAVYGDHGVALAEWFPGFDLRPLAAANAPGALEACAAVVQMSQDAPIAGLAQRHGNFLAIKQALPRQPADDGSRGLGAPCNGIMATFRRFTREFFGVTDWTHDNGLRAPALLRHGLHPRRVIVHPTSSEPERCWRPAQYAALANALRARGFDPVFVLARHERPSWRALLDAHGLTVLEAPDLAHVAGAIFESGWFIGTDSGIGHLASACGIPTVTIADRPRNMNSWRPMWAPGSIVRPWWLPLRSLRRACWREATTVGKALRTFDALRRRVESQAPAGPQAGHAAPSTPAVDKPA